A genomic stretch from Cellulomonas sp. KRMCY2 includes:
- a CDS encoding fibronectin type III domain-containing protein: MSGTVRTAARQASGARRRWSTTVAAAIVPAVIATLAIVYPGVPVSQVDLNDGTVWLTNTSDLKLGRYNPQVEELNAGLIASSGDFDVRQDAQDVLLVEPGRLSVVDPASVTLAAQTTVPYGAVVAMAAGTIVVTDPEAGDVWARTMASIGSLSVDAQSPDIELGQGGAAVVARDGTVLAAQGDGALLRAEVTDDGVTVSPDGTLDGELAGSIEQVTAVGDQLVALSGRTVHTPSGAVDLSAYGDDLVLQQPGPKAGTVLVAATTALLEVPLDGGAVREHATGGSGRPAAPVVVGDCAHAAWASATGSYLQLCRGSDPTLTDLEGMTAADVLVFRVNRDVVVLNDTLRGRLWLPLQDPRLRQPNWQDIEPDEESTQDEETESQKAAQTLLAECTAQSASPSATDDEYGVRAGRTTVLSVIDNDGSSDCGILAISEHDAIPADFGTLQPVYGGRALQLTTQPGASGSVEFMYTITDGRGTSAPATATVRLTVEPAGQNSAPEQVRVSGMLVEQGAQAVGYVLQDFTDPDGDDLILVSGVAEGGGSVRTRQDGEVTFQSDGSALGRQQVHLQVSDGTETVEGLLTVDVRPAGSVAPQIDPVLAVTYVDEPVVVRPLESVRSVSREPVRLAGVDEVQGATVEADLGAGTFSFTAARAGTYYVSFLVTASPQQASGLARIDVRERPEVVPPPVAVRDRALLPPGGEVTIDPLANDVDPGGGVLVLQSVDLPAESGLQAAVLGHQLLQFSSLRVLDAPVTATYTVSNGVASAVGEVLIQPIPASATQQAPVVPNVKATVRTGGIVTIPVLEGAYDPDGDALALVRDLAEPLAAGQGLLFVSGDVLRYQAPATPMDVHATFAVRDPADNRTAATVTVSVHASDPATKPLPRPLDLTARVFEGETIRIPIPLTGIDPDGDGVYLLGQDQAPAKGRIVAVGADWMEYEALPGELGTDVFTYAVEDWVGQRAVATIRVGIAERPTTSAQVVARNDDVTVRPGRSVEVRVLANDADTGGGELTLEPDLVLAEGVDAHVDGRRVVVQTPDEPGVLQIAYTATNARGGRGSAVLTVAVTADAPIMPPIARDIVVPATETINRTVVEVDVLELAENPSGPMSDLAVSVDASAAEVATVTPDGNVLVTLIDRAQTLPYLLTNTSPQAAGMSSYAFITVPALGDFPPILRPGTDPLVVIAGEQLEISLDEQIQVAPGRTVRITDAARVQATKADGSSLVKDARTLLYRAERTYAGPASISFEVSDGAAGDLTARTKVMTLPITVLAAEDYPPTFVPSVIDVAPGESARVDLTVFTSAPVGTATGSEEYTYRLTSELPSGFEIDLADSVLTVSATTTVPKGTAAGVGIEIGYGVTGTMPARVDFRVVASTRQLARVLDFDVPNGVEGGSSTVSVLDGAFNPFPGEDLTLVSATVETPGAGTASVSGSQVTVRPTAGYIGPMVTRFRVRDVTGDPDREVEGRITVTVRGRPAAPTAPRVGEVRDQTVVLSWDAPVNNGEPITGYRVTAQPGSLTRDCASTTCTIDDLTNNTEYTFTVQAKNAVDWSEPSPASTTARPDAVASAPGTPTLSFGNRSLTATWAPATSTGSPVTSYLVTISPAPGSGPSSFETSSTSLAIGGLNNGTSYAVQVRAINRAPDPGPWSSWSEAMAPASAPDAPTVTATRVEDELGGKIDVAWTPGSTNGDAIMDYELVISGGPGAGTVYPLTTTTYPLSGAANGVGYTFEVRARNKAGFGAAGRATASTYGVPLPTGTVSAVASTAGDRREPGQGTVRLSWPATDDNGSTITQYVVRRDDGTEYDAGTGTSFEVTGLVGGQTYAFQVVARNVAGPGAWSPMSVAVKPITKPDPFSVAFGEPSYDGSNRPTSVSASWAPILWGGADSRTLEYQCTVNDIPRGWSALPADSTSATCAGLVTIGRNVAVRMDVRAQTPAGTAEASTGRQVFQSASEPDRVDSLVLVADSNTTYRASWSPGYDGGTAITGYEVRYHVNGEWTTTKVVTSPNDTYVHPDTVAPGLVTVEVRAVNVIGVSNERTADTPAPDPPPVPTPTPTP; the protein is encoded by the coding sequence GTGAGCGGAACCGTTCGCACCGCCGCCCGTCAGGCCTCGGGTGCACGCCGTCGGTGGTCGACCACCGTCGCGGCCGCCATCGTGCCGGCGGTCATCGCGACGCTCGCGATCGTCTACCCGGGCGTCCCGGTCTCCCAGGTGGACCTCAACGACGGGACCGTCTGGCTGACCAACACCTCGGACCTCAAGCTCGGCCGGTACAACCCGCAGGTCGAGGAGCTCAACGCCGGGCTGATCGCCTCGTCCGGCGACTTCGACGTGCGGCAGGACGCGCAGGACGTGCTGCTCGTCGAGCCCGGCCGGCTGTCGGTGGTGGACCCGGCCAGCGTCACCCTCGCTGCCCAGACGACAGTGCCCTACGGGGCGGTGGTCGCGATGGCGGCCGGCACGATCGTCGTGACGGACCCCGAGGCCGGTGACGTCTGGGCGCGCACCATGGCGTCGATCGGCTCGTTGAGCGTCGACGCGCAGAGTCCGGACATCGAGCTCGGCCAGGGTGGCGCGGCGGTCGTCGCGCGCGACGGCACAGTGCTCGCGGCCCAGGGCGACGGCGCGCTGCTGCGTGCGGAGGTGACCGACGACGGCGTGACGGTGTCGCCCGACGGCACCCTCGACGGGGAGCTCGCCGGGTCGATCGAGCAGGTCACCGCCGTCGGGGACCAGCTCGTCGCGCTCTCGGGCCGCACCGTGCACACGCCGTCCGGCGCGGTGGACCTCAGTGCCTACGGCGACGACCTGGTGCTCCAGCAGCCCGGGCCGAAGGCCGGCACCGTGCTGGTCGCCGCAACCACGGCCCTGCTCGAGGTCCCGCTGGACGGCGGTGCGGTCCGCGAGCACGCCACGGGCGGCTCGGGCCGGCCCGCGGCGCCGGTCGTCGTCGGCGACTGCGCGCACGCCGCGTGGGCGTCCGCCACCGGCAGCTACCTGCAGCTGTGCCGCGGCTCCGACCCGACGCTCACCGATCTCGAGGGCATGACGGCGGCGGACGTGCTGGTCTTCCGGGTCAACCGTGACGTCGTCGTGCTCAACGACACCCTGCGCGGCCGGCTGTGGCTGCCGCTGCAGGACCCGAGGCTGCGCCAGCCCAACTGGCAGGACATCGAGCCGGACGAGGAGTCCACGCAGGACGAGGAGACCGAGAGCCAGAAGGCCGCCCAGACCCTGCTGGCCGAGTGCACCGCGCAGTCGGCGTCGCCGTCGGCCACCGACGACGAGTACGGCGTCCGGGCCGGGCGGACGACGGTCCTGAGCGTCATCGACAACGACGGGTCCTCCGACTGCGGCATCCTGGCGATCTCCGAGCACGACGCGATCCCGGCCGACTTCGGAACCCTCCAACCGGTCTACGGCGGCCGTGCGCTGCAGCTCACGACGCAGCCGGGCGCCAGCGGCAGCGTCGAGTTCATGTACACGATCACGGACGGTCGCGGCACGTCGGCGCCGGCGACGGCGACCGTCCGGCTGACCGTCGAGCCGGCCGGCCAGAACTCCGCTCCCGAGCAGGTCCGGGTCAGCGGGATGCTCGTCGAGCAGGGCGCCCAGGCGGTCGGCTACGTGCTGCAGGACTTCACGGACCCGGACGGCGACGACCTGATCCTCGTCTCCGGCGTCGCGGAGGGTGGCGGCTCCGTCCGCACGCGCCAGGACGGCGAGGTCACCTTCCAGTCCGACGGGAGCGCGCTGGGACGTCAGCAGGTGCACCTGCAGGTCTCCGACGGGACGGAGACGGTCGAGGGTCTGCTGACCGTCGACGTGCGCCCGGCCGGGTCGGTCGCACCGCAGATCGACCCCGTGCTCGCCGTGACCTACGTCGACGAGCCGGTCGTGGTCCGGCCGCTGGAGAGCGTGCGGAGCGTCTCGCGCGAGCCTGTGCGGCTGGCCGGCGTCGACGAGGTCCAGGGTGCGACGGTCGAGGCCGACCTGGGCGCCGGGACCTTCTCGTTCACGGCCGCGCGCGCCGGTACCTACTACGTGTCGTTCCTCGTCACGGCATCCCCGCAGCAGGCCAGCGGCCTGGCCAGGATCGACGTCCGGGAGCGGCCGGAGGTCGTCCCGCCGCCGGTCGCGGTGCGTGACCGCGCCCTGCTGCCCCCGGGCGGCGAGGTGACGATCGACCCGCTCGCCAACGACGTCGACCCGGGCGGCGGTGTCCTGGTGCTCCAGTCCGTCGACCTGCCGGCGGAGTCGGGCCTCCAGGCCGCGGTGCTCGGTCACCAGCTCCTGCAGTTCAGCTCGCTGCGCGTGCTCGACGCGCCGGTGACGGCGACCTACACGGTCTCCAACGGGGTGGCGTCGGCGGTCGGCGAGGTCCTGATCCAGCCGATCCCCGCGTCCGCCACCCAGCAGGCCCCGGTCGTGCCCAACGTCAAGGCGACGGTGCGCACCGGCGGCATCGTGACGATCCCGGTGCTCGAGGGCGCGTACGACCCCGACGGCGACGCCCTGGCCCTGGTGCGGGACCTCGCCGAACCGCTGGCTGCCGGCCAGGGACTGCTCTTCGTGTCCGGTGACGTGCTGCGCTACCAGGCACCGGCCACGCCGATGGACGTGCACGCGACGTTCGCGGTGCGGGACCCGGCCGACAACCGGACAGCGGCGACCGTGACCGTCTCGGTGCACGCGTCGGACCCGGCGACCAAGCCCTTGCCCCGGCCGCTCGACCTGACGGCGCGGGTCTTCGAGGGCGAGACGATCCGGATCCCGATCCCGCTGACCGGGATCGACCCGGACGGCGACGGCGTGTACCTGCTCGGCCAGGACCAGGCACCCGCCAAGGGCCGGATCGTCGCTGTCGGAGCGGACTGGATGGAGTACGAGGCGTTGCCGGGCGAGCTCGGGACGGACGTCTTCACCTACGCCGTCGAGGACTGGGTCGGTCAGCGTGCCGTCGCGACGATCCGGGTCGGCATCGCCGAGCGCCCGACGACGTCGGCGCAGGTCGTGGCGCGCAACGACGACGTGACGGTCCGACCGGGCCGGTCCGTCGAGGTCCGCGTGCTGGCCAACGACGCCGACACCGGCGGCGGTGAGCTCACGCTCGAACCGGACCTCGTGCTCGCCGAGGGCGTCGACGCCCACGTCGACGGGCGCCGGGTCGTCGTGCAGACGCCCGACGAGCCCGGTGTCCTGCAGATCGCGTACACCGCGACGAACGCGCGCGGCGGGCGGGGCAGTGCTGTGCTGACCGTCGCGGTGACCGCCGACGCGCCGATCATGCCGCCGATCGCCCGCGACATCGTCGTGCCGGCGACCGAGACGATCAACCGGACGGTGGTCGAGGTCGACGTCCTGGAGCTCGCCGAGAACCCGAGCGGGCCGATGAGCGACCTCGCGGTGTCGGTGGACGCGTCGGCCGCGGAGGTCGCGACGGTGACCCCCGACGGCAACGTGCTGGTGACCCTGATCGACCGCGCGCAGACCCTGCCGTACCTGTTGACCAACACGAGTCCGCAGGCCGCGGGCATGAGCTCCTACGCCTTCATCACGGTGCCGGCCCTCGGCGACTTCCCGCCGATCCTGCGGCCCGGCACCGATCCGCTGGTCGTGATCGCGGGCGAGCAGCTGGAGATCTCGCTGGACGAGCAGATCCAGGTCGCGCCCGGCCGCACGGTGCGGATCACCGACGCCGCGCGGGTGCAGGCGACGAAGGCGGACGGTTCCTCGCTCGTCAAGGACGCGCGCACCCTGCTCTACCGCGCCGAGCGCACCTACGCCGGCCCGGCGTCCATCTCCTTCGAGGTGTCCGACGGTGCGGCCGGTGACCTGACCGCCCGCACCAAGGTCATGACCCTGCCGATCACCGTCCTCGCGGCCGAGGACTACCCGCCGACGTTCGTCCCGTCGGTCATCGACGTCGCACCGGGGGAGTCGGCGCGGGTCGACCTGACGGTCTTCACCTCGGCGCCCGTCGGCACGGCGACCGGTTCGGAGGAGTACACCTACCGGCTGACGTCCGAGCTGCCGAGCGGTTTCGAGATCGACCTGGCGGACTCGGTCCTCACGGTCAGCGCCACCACGACCGTTCCCAAGGGGACCGCCGCCGGCGTCGGCATCGAGATCGGTTACGGCGTCACCGGGACGATGCCGGCCCGGGTGGACTTCCGGGTCGTGGCGAGCACCCGGCAGCTGGCCCGCGTGCTCGACTTCGACGTGCCGAACGGTGTCGAGGGCGGCTCGTCGACCGTCTCGGTGCTCGACGGCGCCTTCAACCCGTTCCCGGGCGAGGACCTGACGCTCGTCTCCGCGACTGTCGAGACGCCGGGTGCCGGGACGGCCTCGGTCTCCGGCTCGCAGGTGACGGTCCGGCCGACGGCCGGCTACATCGGCCCGATGGTCACCCGGTTCCGGGTGCGCGACGTGACCGGCGACCCGGACCGCGAGGTCGAGGGCCGGATCACGGTGACCGTGCGGGGCCGGCCCGCTGCGCCGACGGCCCCCCGGGTGGGCGAGGTGCGCGACCAGACGGTCGTGCTGAGCTGGGACGCCCCGGTCAACAACGGCGAGCCGATCACCGGCTACCGCGTCACCGCCCAGCCGGGGTCGCTGACCAGGGACTGCGCGAGCACGACCTGCACGATCGACGACCTGACCAACAACACCGAGTACACCTTCACGGTCCAGGCGAAGAACGCCGTCGACTGGTCCGAGCCCAGCCCGGCATCGACGACCGCCCGGCCGGACGCTGTGGCGAGCGCGCCCGGGACACCGACGCTGTCCTTCGGCAACCGGTCCCTCACGGCCACCTGGGCGCCCGCGACCTCCACCGGCTCACCGGTGACCAGCTACCTCGTGACGATCAGCCCCGCGCCGGGCTCCGGCCCGTCGTCCTTCGAGACGTCGAGCACCTCCCTGGCGATCGGCGGCCTCAACAACGGCACGTCGTATGCGGTGCAGGTCCGCGCGATCAACCGCGCGCCGGACCCGGGGCCGTGGAGCTCCTGGTCGGAGGCGATGGCCCCGGCGTCCGCCCCGGACGCCCCGACGGTCACCGCGACCCGGGTGGAGGACGAGCTGGGCGGGAAGATCGACGTCGCCTGGACGCCCGGCTCGACGAACGGTGACGCGATCATGGACTACGAGCTGGTCATCTCCGGCGGTCCCGGCGCCGGCACCGTGTACCCGCTGACCACGACGACGTACCCCTTGAGCGGTGCGGCGAACGGTGTCGGGTACACGTTCGAGGTGCGGGCCCGCAACAAGGCCGGCTTCGGTGCTGCCGGCCGGGCCACGGCGTCGACCTACGGCGTCCCCCTGCCGACCGGGACCGTGAGCGCCGTGGCGTCGACGGCCGGTGACCGCCGTGAACCCGGCCAGGGCACCGTCCGCCTGAGCTGGCCGGCGACCGACGACAACGGTTCGACGATCACGCAGTACGTCGTCCGCCGCGACGACGGCACCGAGTACGACGCGGGTACCGGCACGAGCTTCGAGGTCACCGGCCTCGTGGGCGGCCAGACGTACGCGTTCCAGGTCGTCGCGCGCAACGTCGCAGGGCCGGGGGCATGGAGCCCGATGTCGGTCGCCGTCAAGCCGATCACCAAGCCCGACCCGTTCTCGGTCGCCTTCGGCGAGCCGAGCTACGACGGCAGCAACCGGCCGACGAGCGTGAGCGCGAGCTGGGCCCCGATCCTGTGGGGCGGTGCCGACAGCCGGACCCTCGAGTACCAGTGCACCGTCAACGACATCCCTCGTGGCTGGAGCGCGCTGCCGGCCGACAGCACGAGCGCGACCTGCGCAGGGCTGGTCACGATCGGTCGCAACGTGGCGGTCCGGATGGACGTCCGCGCGCAGACACCAGCGGGTACCGCCGAGGCGTCGACGGGTCGTCAGGTGTTCCAGAGCGCGAGCGAGCCCGATCGCGTGGACTCGCTCGTCCTGGTCGCGGACTCGAACACGACGTACCGCGCATCGTGGTCACCCGGGTACGACGGCGGGACCGCCATCACCGGGTACGAGGTCAGGTACCACGTCAACGGCGAGTGGACCACGACGAAGGTGGTCACGAGCCCGAACGACACCTACGTGCACCCCGACACGGTCGCGCCCGGGCTCGTGACCGTCGAGGTCCGTGCCGTGAACGTCATCGGCGTGAGCAACGAGCGGACCGCGGACACGCCCGCCCCCGACCCACCGCCGGTCCCGACCCCGACCCCGACCCCGTGA
- a CDS encoding transglutaminase-like domain-containing protein: MSGTSAPQPQPQPQPRLRPVRHAGDRAAVDVVVLVVALGLALLPLLPVYGIRPVLPPVVGGLVIGAAVAIVAARRRWGGLVATALAVVAYLVAGAALAVPTTTVLGVVPTGRSLTLLLTGAVTVWKQVLTLDPALGGSGNLLVAPYLLALAGAAVSVSIALRASPRADGAWAGLVAPMVLGLSVLLGTKESVQPVAAGVLLALLLATWVAWRRGSLAPRRVVSLLVMGSVVAASGALVGPMVAQDRPRFVLRDELVPPFDPRDQASPLSAFRKFIKDWKDTDLLTVSGLPDGAAVRLATMDAFDGVVWNVAGAEAAEGSGRFRRVGDAIDTSVRGQQVTVELEVHELPFVWLPTVGYAERIDFQGPDALDLAGELRYNDATGTAVLTGGVPAGTRWTTDVVLPALPSDAEIGTAAAGSVRLPEPQGVPDAVPLFAGELAGTASSPLLIARSLESGLAERGWFSHGLVESGDYPSLSGHGADRLTTLLTGDLMVGDGEQYASAMALLAREMGLPARVVLGFVPTEEQQGADAITLRGADITAWVEINFAGNGWVPFYPTPDETKTPREDTPEEQSEPQPQVMQPPPPPQEPVTAPDDDTEQPRTEDQPEPEPVDDGLRQVLLVAAAVGIPLVVVLGPLLLIAAAKRRRRRRRRTTGDGVTRVVGGWDEVLDHARDLRQAAPARATRREIAVGLTTAFAHAASHRDAQDARRRAAMVGGPMAGLAAGADAIVFGRGHPTTQQVEAYWAQVDSTVSAMRSVMPRRHRWRARWSTASLRARRRSRGAARARTSRRQGGPGIHRA, translated from the coding sequence GTGAGCGGGACGTCTGCGCCGCAGCCGCAGCCGCAGCCGCAGCCGCGACTGCGACCGGTCCGTCACGCCGGTGACCGTGCGGCCGTCGACGTCGTCGTCCTGGTGGTGGCCCTCGGCCTCGCCCTGCTGCCCCTGCTGCCGGTGTACGGGATCCGGCCTGTGCTGCCGCCCGTCGTCGGTGGTCTCGTGATCGGCGCGGCGGTCGCGATCGTCGCCGCCCGGCGCCGCTGGGGTGGCCTGGTCGCGACGGCCCTCGCCGTCGTGGCCTACCTGGTCGCCGGTGCGGCGCTCGCGGTCCCCACCACGACGGTCCTCGGTGTCGTGCCGACCGGACGGTCGCTGACCCTGCTGCTGACCGGCGCGGTCACCGTCTGGAAGCAGGTCCTGACTCTCGACCCCGCGCTCGGCGGCAGCGGGAACCTGCTGGTCGCGCCGTACCTGCTCGCACTGGCCGGCGCCGCCGTCTCGGTGAGCATCGCCCTGCGCGCATCGCCCCGGGCGGACGGAGCCTGGGCGGGACTGGTCGCACCGATGGTCCTGGGGCTGTCGGTCCTGCTCGGCACGAAGGAGAGCGTCCAGCCCGTCGCGGCCGGGGTCCTGCTGGCCCTGCTGCTGGCTACCTGGGTGGCGTGGCGGCGCGGCAGCCTCGCGCCCCGCCGGGTGGTGTCCCTGCTGGTCATGGGGTCCGTCGTCGCCGCGAGCGGTGCGCTGGTCGGACCGATGGTGGCCCAGGACCGCCCGCGCTTCGTCCTGCGCGACGAGCTCGTGCCCCCGTTCGACCCGCGTGACCAGGCCAGCCCGCTGTCCGCCTTCCGCAAGTTCATCAAGGACTGGAAGGACACCGACCTGCTCACCGTCAGTGGGCTCCCGGACGGTGCGGCGGTGCGGCTCGCGACGATGGACGCGTTCGACGGCGTCGTGTGGAACGTGGCCGGCGCGGAGGCTGCTGAGGGCTCGGGTCGCTTCCGGCGGGTGGGCGACGCGATCGACACCTCGGTCCGCGGCCAGCAGGTGACCGTCGAGCTCGAGGTCCACGAGCTGCCCTTCGTCTGGCTGCCGACCGTCGGGTACGCCGAGCGGATCGACTTCCAGGGCCCGGACGCACTCGACCTGGCCGGCGAGCTGCGCTACAACGACGCCACCGGCACCGCTGTCCTCACCGGCGGTGTGCCGGCCGGGACCCGGTGGACGACCGACGTCGTGCTGCCCGCGCTGCCGTCCGATGCGGAGATCGGCACCGCAGCCGCGGGGTCGGTCCGCCTGCCCGAGCCGCAGGGTGTGCCCGACGCCGTGCCGCTGTTCGCCGGTGAGCTCGCCGGCACGGCAAGCTCACCGTTGCTGATCGCCCGCAGCCTGGAGTCCGGCCTGGCCGAGCGCGGCTGGTTCAGCCACGGGCTGGTCGAGTCCGGCGACTACCCGTCGCTGTCCGGCCACGGGGCGGACCGGCTCACGACCCTGCTGACCGGTGACCTGATGGTCGGCGACGGCGAGCAGTACGCCTCGGCGATGGCCCTGCTCGCCCGCGAGATGGGCCTGCCGGCCCGGGTCGTGCTCGGCTTCGTCCCGACCGAGGAGCAGCAGGGTGCCGATGCGATCACCCTGCGCGGTGCGGACATCACCGCCTGGGTGGAGATCAACTTCGCGGGCAACGGCTGGGTCCCGTTCTACCCGACGCCGGACGAGACCAAGACCCCACGTGAGGACACCCCCGAGGAGCAGTCCGAGCCGCAGCCGCAGGTGATGCAGCCGCCGCCGCCGCCGCAGGAGCCGGTCACCGCGCCGGACGACGACACCGAGCAGCCGCGCACCGAGGACCAGCCCGAACCCGAGCCGGTCGACGACGGTCTGCGGCAGGTCCTGCTGGTGGCGGCCGCCGTCGGCATCCCGCTCGTCGTGGTCCTGGGCCCGCTGCTGCTCATCGCGGCAGCCAAGCGACGACGCCGTCGGCGCCGGCGCACCACAGGGGACGGGGTGACCCGGGTCGTGGGCGGCTGGGACGAGGTCCTCGACCACGCGCGCGACCTCCGCCAGGCCGCACCCGCGCGCGCGACCCGGCGGGAGATCGCCGTCGGCCTGACGACCGCCTTCGCGCACGCGGCGTCCCACCGCGACGCACAGGACGCCCGGCGCCGTGCGGCGATGGTCGGCGGACCCATGGCCGGGCTCGCCGCGGGGGCCGACGCGATCGTCTTCGGCCGGGGCCACCCGACGACCCAGCAGGTCGAGGCCTACTGGGCGCAGGTCGACAGCACAGTGTCCGCGATGCGGTCCGTGATGCCCCGCCGGCACCGCTGGCGGGCCCGGTGGTCGACGGCGTCGCTGCGCGCCCGCCGGCGGTCCCGGGGCGCGGCGCGGGCCCGCACGAGCCGACGTCAGGGTGGTCCCGGTATCCACCGGGCCTGA
- a CDS encoding DUF58 domain-containing protein, with protein sequence MPAALRRVGRAVGRFLHPVSGLGWAVLAAAAVLGVGGWWLGWVELTVVASGLAVAVLVALALTIGRSTYEVDLDLSDHRVTVGQRAVGRLEVRNTSRRRLLPAQIELPVGRGSADFHLPSLGPGASHDDVFAIPTTRRAVVVVGPVLSVRGDPLGLLRRRVRWTDPVDLYVHPELVSLAGAASGVLRDLEGQATRVISDSDMSFHALRDYVAGDDRRHIHWKTTARIGALMVRQFEDTRRTHTAIALSTSTDDYASADEFEVAVAAAASIGVQALRDERELTVLAGAGPLRVDTPARLLDDFSTLEAGPDARGSDQLASWVARQAADASVAILVTGSVPTRGELRSGAVRIPAGVRTLILTCRVGAAVEVASHGSLSVAQVGSLDDLPRVLRRVVGS encoded by the coding sequence GTGCCCGCAGCGCTCCGTCGGGTCGGCCGCGCAGTGGGCCGGTTCCTCCATCCGGTCTCCGGCCTGGGCTGGGCCGTGCTCGCTGCCGCCGCCGTGCTCGGTGTCGGCGGCTGGTGGCTGGGCTGGGTCGAGCTGACGGTCGTCGCGTCCGGCCTGGCTGTCGCCGTGCTCGTCGCTCTCGCCCTGACGATCGGTCGCTCGACCTACGAGGTCGACCTGGACCTGTCGGACCACCGGGTGACTGTCGGCCAGCGCGCCGTCGGGCGGCTCGAGGTGCGCAACACGTCGCGCCGACGGCTGCTGCCCGCGCAGATCGAGCTGCCGGTCGGCCGCGGCTCGGCGGACTTCCACCTGCCGTCGCTCGGGCCGGGGGCGTCGCACGACGACGTCTTCGCCATCCCGACGACCCGGCGCGCCGTCGTCGTCGTCGGCCCCGTGCTCTCGGTGCGCGGGGACCCGCTGGGCCTGCTGCGCCGCCGGGTCCGGTGGACCGACCCGGTCGACCTGTACGTGCACCCCGAGCTGGTCTCCCTCGCCGGTGCCGCGTCGGGCGTGCTGCGCGACCTCGAAGGTCAGGCCACCCGGGTGATCTCGGACTCCGACATGTCCTTCCACGCGCTGCGCGACTACGTCGCAGGTGACGACCGCCGGCACATCCACTGGAAGACGACAGCACGCATCGGCGCGCTCATGGTCCGTCAGTTCGAGGACACCCGGCGCACGCACACGGCCATCGCGCTGTCCACGTCGACCGACGACTACGCGAGCGCGGACGAGTTCGAGGTCGCCGTGGCCGCGGCGGCGTCGATCGGTGTCCAGGCTCTGCGGGACGAGCGCGAGCTGACCGTGCTGGCCGGAGCGGGACCGTTGCGGGTCGACACACCGGCCCGGCTCCTCGACGACTTCTCGACGCTCGAGGCCGGACCCGATGCGCGGGGCAGCGACCAGCTGGCCTCGTGGGTGGCCAGGCAGGCCGCCGACGCGTCCGTCGCGATCCTGGTCACCGGCTCGGTGCCGACCCGCGGCGAGCTGCGCTCCGGCGCGGTGCGCATCCCGGCCGGCGTACGCACCCTGATCCTGACCTGTCGGGTCGGCGCGGCGGTCGAGGTCGCCTCACACGGTTCGCTGTCGGTCGCGCAGGTCGGGTCGCTCGACGACCTGCCGCGCGTCCTGCGCCGGGTCGTGGGCTCGTGA
- a CDS encoding MoxR family ATPase, whose translation MTPEQSAWFAETFDALVANVGEALLGKDHVVRLALTCMLAEGHLLLEDAPGTGKTSLAKAIAATVQGTHSRIQFTPDLLPSDVTGVTIYDQNTRQFSFHQGPVFASVVLADEINRASPKTQSALLEVMEESRVTVDKVSHSVGRPFMVIATQNPIEQAGTYRLPEAQLDRFLIKTSLGYPDHDSMIEILSGSAERDRTAHLTPKITTNAVAEMAELASTVHADAAVLDYVARLVESTRTDAQTALGASVRGGLALVRCGKVWAASQGRTYVIPDDIKLLVEPVLAHRIILDTEAEFAGVTARQVVGRILADTQPPAARI comes from the coding sequence ATGACCCCCGAGCAGAGCGCCTGGTTCGCCGAGACCTTCGACGCGCTCGTCGCCAACGTGGGCGAGGCTCTGCTCGGCAAGGACCACGTCGTGCGCCTGGCCCTGACCTGCATGCTGGCCGAAGGCCACCTGCTGCTCGAGGACGCCCCCGGCACCGGCAAGACGTCCCTGGCCAAGGCGATCGCCGCCACCGTGCAGGGCACGCACAGCCGCATCCAGTTCACCCCCGACCTGCTGCCGTCCGACGTGACCGGCGTGACGATCTACGACCAGAACACGCGGCAGTTCTCCTTCCACCAGGGCCCTGTGTTCGCCTCGGTCGTGCTCGCGGACGAGATCAACCGGGCCTCGCCGAAGACGCAGTCGGCCCTCCTGGAGGTCATGGAGGAGTCGCGGGTCACCGTCGACAAGGTCTCGCACTCGGTCGGCCGGCCGTTCATGGTGATCGCGACCCAGAACCCGATCGAGCAGGCGGGCACCTACCGCCTGCCCGAGGCGCAGCTCGACCGGTTCCTGATCAAGACGTCGCTCGGCTACCCCGACCACGACTCGATGATCGAGATCCTCTCCGGCTCGGCCGAGCGTGACCGCACGGCCCACCTGACCCCGAAGATCACCACCAACGCCGTCGCCGAGATGGCCGAGCTCGCCTCGACGGTGCACGCCGACGCCGCAGTCCTCGACTACGTCGCCCGGCTCGTCGAGTCGACCCGCACCGACGCGCAGACCGCCCTGGGCGCGAGCGTGCGTGGCGGGTTGGCCCTGGTGCGCTGCGGCAAGGTCTGGGCGGCGTCGCAGGGCCGCACCTACGTCATCCCGGACGACATCAAGCTCCTGGTCGAGCCGGTGCTCGCGCACCGGATCATCCTCGACACCGAGGCGGAGTTCGCCGGGGTCACCGCCCGGCAGGTCGTCGGCCGCATCCTCGCCGACACGCAGCCGCCGGCAGCGCGGATCTGA